From Armigeres subalbatus isolate Guangzhou_Male unplaced genomic scaffold, GZ_Asu_2 Contig29, whole genome shotgun sequence:
ttgttttttttctatcaaataggtcattcattctgaacttaatatctacaacctacaaggtacccgcaggagtctcTGCTAGAAGGAGagattttttatatcaaaatgttgcgttttcatatcattgtccacggcgatcggtgaaaacctcaaacttctatgagtcgatattgaagggaccatcgactaatggtaatatcgagatgcggaatagaaaatccttggagagctgttcgaaggaatcatcacagtagcccagaaactattttttagtttgactcagtactcaatttcaaatgaagaacaatttcaagcgcataaccaactttttgaagacctgtggccagggtagacaatgaTAGACGAAGATACAGCTGCCGCGAGCCGcacagtacatttgatataaccatgaaaatgtcctctcctacgggttcgcagggcatctcaaagattccaagagtagacaatatcactaatcaactcaAAGCACATgtccatctgtttggtagaaaataacaatttcgagggcacctatttggaggaaaatcacgacgaaagagccgccgcatgacatatgttggtgtaaaaatggaaatgtcatcttctacgtgttctccgaggaaGCCTCATAGGttttcaaatgtagccaatgtggtaacttatcgatttcgagcgcacgtccATCTGTTTGATGGGAAAACATCAAatgagccgccgcacggcttatattggtgtaaaaatggaaaatgtccccttctatgtgttccctgggggcccctcatatgttccaggcgttgccaatgtggttacttatcgatttcaagcgcataatcatctattttgtggaaaatcatgacgaaagagacgccgcacggcatattttcgtgctaaaacggaaatgtcctctcatacgggttctccgggggcaccttgcatgtaccaggagtggccaatgtggtcatttagcgatttcaagcgcataatcatctattttgtggaaaatcatgacgaaagagacgccgcatggcatattttcgtgctaaaacggaaatgtcctctcatacgggttccccgggggcaccttgcatgtaccaggagtggccaatgtggtcatttaccgatttcaagcgcattatcatctattttgtggaaaatcatgacgaaagagccgccgcacggtatattttggtgctaaaacggaaatttcccctcctgcggattccccggggcaccttgtatgtaccaggagtggccaatgtggtcacttatcgatttcaagcgcataatcatctgtttggtggaaaatcatgacaaaagagccgccgcacggcatattttggtgctaaaacgaaaatgtcacctcctgcgggttccccgggggcaccttgcatgtaccaggagtggccaatgtggtcttttatcgatttcaagcgcataaccatctgttttcTGGAAAAtgatgacgacagagccgccgcacggtatattttggtgctaaaacggaaatgtccctcctgcggattctccggggcaccttgcatgtaccaggagtagccaatgtggtcacttatcgatttcaagcgcataatcatctgtttggtggaaaatcatgacaaaagagccgccgcacggcatattttggtgctaaaacggaaatgtcccctcctgcgggttccccaggggcaccttgtatgtaccaggagtggccactttcatcggaagccctctcatggaccatacattaccgttttgaGAGAATATATGAATAATtggcgatcgaatggcatatatggagcaaTTTTTATGCTCCCGTTAtgtgaccgacaaggtccccgtggaagtcgtttcccggtggccattgtctccagaaccagcatatcaccacatagcctcaaaattgatgagtttagctttcgaacggtatattaactttgtaattcggttctaatttgactgttttataagcatttacatttctgggtcaatatgaccctaacatcttattcgtaactttttttgtggggtcgttcctgttgtaccttaaaatacttttttcatgtcagatgcttcatttccacaaaatattaaaagtcaagaaatttcagaacgatcggattatccggtaaaaagttattctactttgaagtttcgttttgggtcatattgaccccaacatcttactaaggttaaaattgaatattgtgcacacatgtttgtattgatacaaatctgaatttatcataaaacttttttttcccaaaaccagtctctatggggcaatatgggcatacctgcacagagcaagatatcaggccttaaaatgcgaaaaagttcaaatttcagtagtcaaatacaagaatattatcatatatgtaatgttcattacggaaaaattacaacagcgcattactgcgatcgaaacagaaaaaatgattattgaccatttgaaatgtggctgttcaaacggtAAAGAGTGGAAAATcggttcagtccgctgttgtgtggctttttaattttatttgatatggaatactcacaactgttgtaggaatataatattcttccatattacgatacttttttcgcctaaataaacgttttggatgggtggcccatactgccccaaatggtggctcatattgccccgtatagtcgggaacacacattgaaatcaatacattttcaaaagtgcattccaagaatttctaaacgcatttttcgtcattcatcgacgtaatatgaaaggtaacattctctagtataagtcaactacatttgaacgatgttgttttgagcttttcagcgcttttcggaacgatttccttaggtggcccatattgccccgatcacccctatacTATTCTCTATAGCTACACACttacctcatttcaccgtattcggtaaattttaccgaaatctcaacagcagaactgttcggtaatttattttacagattttttggaattttttccattgctcaactgtcaaaatcaccgaaaatcagttaaattatttaccgaacagttctcctgttgagatttcggtcaaattttaccgaattcggcgatttattttaagtgtgtagccttggaaaataaacgaaaatcgtgcctatCAGATGATTTTTTGCAGTGAGCAAATAATGAATTATGGTTTTTTATGTCTCATAAATTTGATTGATAGGAACTTTGAAATACTTACGCTTTTTGATTGAGCTCAACTGCCGAGACGGCCATTAACAGTGCTTATAAAAGACGGGATACTTTACTTATTCTTCCAGAAAAGATTTCTGATTAGCAAAATTATACTGCACTGAATGCGTAAAAACTCTGCTCAATATTTTCGAACCACCAACAAACTAATCAAATTATATCTAggtatattatttattatttgtatcTAGTAAGTAGAGTTGGTTTATAAGTTGATAAAAAGAAGCGAAAAAGATAagttcccaacaaacattggaaactGATAGAGCGTTCTTTCTGAACTAAAATAGTCTTCTTCGTATCTGAATGGCCTAGTGCGTGTCTGAATGGCTGTAAACGCCGAGAATTATAATTCTCTTGCGCTTATTTCAAAGGTTAGGCTAGGCAAGTGCCATTATTAGTCAATCCAATCGTCCTCCGTGACACTGGAGTTGAAATCTGAATAATCTTGTTGATCGTATGATCTCGCACAGCCGACGGATCTTTCAATTATCAATACTATCAAGTTGATCAACTATAGATGGCAGTATAGAGAACCACCATGGTTGGCAACCACATCCAAGGAAGGCAACAGGTGCGTAAATTATCCAATCCCGGCACGGGGGGTAGTGACGAGAAATTACAATATAAGACTCTCTTATGACGACTAATAATTAGTTGGGCATAAATCCTTCAACAAAGATTCAGTGTGGGGCAAGTCTGATGCCATCTGCCGAAGTATATATATCTATAGATATATCTAGCTCCACTACCTTATACTAAATTTGCTGCGGTTAAAACGttcaaagtttatttttgtcCAAAACGGCTGCTACTCCTAATGATGGCAGTAGGTCATTGGATTGTTGCGGCTATAAAACTGGATGTGGTCACTGGTATTGCTTCGCGGCAGCCGAGACGTGGTATGGCGCTGATGTCTTTCATCTGTTGCAGTGTTTTCCGCAAGTTCAGCTGCTATTACTTTGAGGTTCAGTGCGGAacaatcgcgcgatcggccgaaatattgttttctgcattgcgcggccggtaataaagttaatcagttcagcgcgtgatttctcttgtttcggacagcagaacaatcgcgcgatgGGCCGAAAAATTGTGTtgtattgcgcggccggtaattagAGTAGCTGTTCCGTCTAGGACGAAAGTGCGAGAACATTCTAGAATCCAAAACCCAACTGCTCTAGAAGTCTCTAGAACCCTATGGAACTATTTGGATGCGACAACTATATCGACGCAACATCATCGTACGATGCGACATCACCATACGACGTGACATCGATGCAACAACAAATCATGTTGCACACGCTGAAAGGAATATACATGAAATTTCTAGAAATCATCCAAATGAGTATATAAGCAGTGTTGTAGCACAATTCAAGTCAGTATAATTTTACCATCCGCGACGCGAATATAATCGATAACCGTATTGTTAACAAAGTGTAGTGTATTGAAAGGTGAATAAAGTGAAGTAGTTCAGTAGTACAAAGTGGTGTTTTCCTAATTAATCCCAGTGTTACAGTCCACTGACCACCTAAGAAGGGAATCGTCTCCTAAGTTTCAAGAACATCATTCCATTCCAACGATTGCCCTATTCCAGTTCCCAACAGCCAGTTTTGGGACGAAACattggtccttcgagccggataTTGTACCGGAGATTATCCTGTGAATCTGTTTTGACTACTGCAGTGTTCCTAATTATTAGTGTGGAAAATGCCACGAGTGGAATATTCGCCGATTAAACACACCGCACCGGAAACTACCACACCTGTAAATGAAAACCCGCTAGTGAATGAGAACTATGAAGTGATCCAAAATCAAACATCGTTGCCGAATCCTCCATCAAATCAGGAGATTCGTTCGGAGGATTCTCAATCATCGTTCCTTGGATTTGATTGGCAAGCTCAGATGAGTACGAAGATTATGGAAAAGCTTAATGGACTCTTCCGTCAGCGCAATTAAATAGAGCAAAAGGTTGTACGCATACAGTTTACTTTGCGAGATCAAAGGCACATGAGCTTGGCCCAACTCAACGTAATCAGTGGAAAGCTCACAGCAGCGTACACTGAGTTCAGCAAATTCCACAGTGAGATTATAGCCTTGATTCCCGATGCTGCTGAGGAAGAACAAGAGGAAATTTACACTGCGTTCGAGGATCGCTACGACAGTGCGTCAACTACAGTTCAAGAGATGATGTTTGTTCTCAATCGCAACTCTCAGTCTACCGTAGCCAAGCCTCAAGTAATAATCCAGCAGCAACCTCTTAAAGCTCCAATTTTTACGTTCGACGGGAACTACGCCAACTGGCCCAAGTTTAAGGCGATTTTCCAAGACCTAATGGAAAATTTAGCCGATTCCGACGCCATCAAATTGTACCATTTAGACAAGGCTCTAATTGGATCGGCTGCAGCTTCACTCGATGCCAAAATAATGAATGAGGGAAATTACCAACAAGCATGGCAGGTTTTGAGTGAAAGCTACGAGAACCAACGAATCATAGTTGAGACTCACCTGCGAGGCCTGCTCAATCTGAGGAAGATGCCCAGTGAATCGTTCAAGAAATTACGTTTCTTGGCGGACGAAGCAACGGGACATGTGGAGAGCCTACGATATCTGAAGCAAGAACTTACCGGCGTATCAGAACACCATGGTCGTATACCTAATCACCGCTGCTCTCGACAAGGTCACTCGTAAGGCATGGGAGTCGACCCTGAAAAGAGGTGAGTTGCCAAGGTACGATCCAACAATTCAATTCCTGAAATCACGCTATcaaattctggagaacttcGAGATGTCACAGCTTTCAATCTCGCCGGCGTCAAGGATGAAGCCTAGTCCACCACCCAAACTTCTACCACAGAAAACCAACGCCGCCATAAGTTCAAACCAATATGTCAAGTCATGTGAGATTTGTTCTGGTGAACATGTCAACTACCAGTGCTCGCTATTGAAACAACTCACGACAGCACAGCGAGCCGAGAAGATACGCTCCATCGGACTTTGCTTTGTCTATGTGGATTGTCTACGTAAAGGCCATTATTTCAAACAATGCTCTTCCACAAGAACCTGTCGAAAGTGCAACAAGAAACACCACTCATTGCTGTATGAAGAATTGAAGGCAGACAACACTGAAGTTGTGCGACCCGACGTTTCTACTCTAATCCGAACAAACGCGTCTTCTTTTGCCTCGTCACCCTCGAATGTGATTGAACCTGTAACCACGACATGTTCCTGCAGCAGAACACCAGAGTACAAAACAGTGTTGTTGTTCACCGCCGTAGTTCACGCTTTCGATAAGGAGGGTCAGCCGCATCCTTGTCGAATACTACTAGACAGTGGATCGCAGGTAAACTTCATCATGGAAAAGATGGCCAATCTCCTTAGTGTTTCGAAAACGAAAACCAATGTCCAAATCACAGGGATCAACGCACTCCGAAGTCTTTCTCGTGAGAAGATTACCGTGACAGTCCGTTCCAGATTTACCGAGTTCCAAGCCTGCATTGAATTCTTGGTGACACCTAAGGTAACACAATCCATACCTTCTGCCAAGTTCGATGTGAGTACCTGGAATCTTCCCGATGGCATTCTACTAGCAGATCCAAAATTCCATATTCCAGACAAGATCGATGCACTCATTGGAGGAGAGCTTTTCTTCGAGcttgtgggcagcagggactatgtccaagggcttgacgatccctccccaggccatctgcgagttgtggcgcctgcctaggatgtggtggggtttgacagtgggccctgttaaacctctataaaaagctgcatgaatccgcaagtaggctccgccaaagcgaccgtgtgccgctcaaagcgcacaagcccaagtcctggtgttaggtgggacgctaaacagccctgacacgacggccctccgacgagacaggaggtttgcgcaggcccaataagccgcctttaaaaacaactattacgaacgacatagaagataatacgactcgatacaatcggcaacgacctaggcgacgaataaaggatcacgattggaagcttggaacatggaactgcaagtcgctaggcttcgcaggttgcgacaggataatctacgatgaattacatccccgcaacttcggtGTCGTAGCGCTgtaggaaatctgctggacagaacagaaagtgtggaaaagcgggcatcgagcggctaccttctaccaaagctgtggcaccaccaacgagctgggaaccggcttcatagtactGGGAAatatgcgccaacgtgtgattgggtggcagccaatcaacgcaaggatgtgcaagctgaggataaaaggccgtttcttcaactatagcatcatcaacgtgcactgcccacacgaagggagatccgaagacgagaaagaagcgttctatgcgcagctggagcagacatacgatggatgcccactgcgggacgtcaaaatcgtcatcggtgacatgaacgctcaggtaggaagggaggaaatgtatagaccggtcatcggaccggatagtctgcataccgtatcgaacgacaacggccaacgatgcataaactttgcagcctcccgcggaatggtagtccgaagccctttcttcccccgcaagaatatccacaaggccacatggaaatcacctaatcaagtaacggaaaaccaaatcgaccacgttctaatcgacggcaaattcttctccgacatcacgaacgtacgcacttaccgcagtgcgaatattgaatccgaccactacctcgttgcagtatgcctgcgctcaaaactctcgacggtgatcaacacttgtcggagtcgtccgccacggctaaacattgggcggctacaagacggtagactagcccaagactacgcgcagcagctggaaggggcactcccaacggaagagcagctaggcgcagcatctcttgaagatggctggagagatattcaatccgccattggaagcatcgcaaccgctgcactaggcacggtggctccggatcagagaaacgactggtatgacggcgaatgtgagcagttagttgaggagaagaatgcagcatgggcgagattactgcaacaccgcacgagggcgaacgaggcacgatacaaacgggcgcggaacagacaaaactcgattttccggaggaaaaagcgccagcaggaagatcgagaccgtgaagagacggaggaactgtaccgtgctaataacacacgaaagttctatgagaagttgaaccgttcacgtaagggccacgtgccgcagcccgatatgtgtaaggacataaacgggaaccttcttacgaacgagcgtgaggtgatccaaaggtggcggcagcactacgaagagcacctgaatggcgatatggcagacaacggtggcggtatggtaatagGAGCACGCgagcaggacatacgacttccggctccgaatctccaaaaaattcaggaggagatcggccggctgaaaaacaacaaagcccctggagttgaccaactaccaggagagctgtttaaacacggtggtgaagcactggctagagcgctgcactgggtgattaccaaggtttgagaggatgaggttctgccgcaggagtggatggaaggtgtcgtgtgtcccatctacaaaaagggtgataagctggaatgtagcaactaccgcgcaatcacattgctaaacgccgcctacaaggtactctcccaaattttatgccaccgactaacaccaattgcaagagagttcgtggggcagtaccaggcgggatttatgggtgaacgctctaccacagaccaggtgttcgccatacgtcaggtattgcagaaatgccgcgaatacaacgtgcccactagggtggctcaaaaaacactttttcaaattttttgatgggccgccctcttattcggttctatttgatgccctgatgctctggacaaaatttcagccaaatcggtcaacgtttgggtggtgctaaactcgttggaagtttatatggaaaaatgtatgcagaaacataaaaaacagtgatttgcagttggacggcacaatttacgatcaagaagcatgatactcattcagttcttgtagaattgaatacagaatgttatgctgaaaactgcgagaagattagagtttactagacaaagatattagtattttactggagtgttgtaggggtgaatttatttcttttcaaaggtaaaagaaacgaaatttgctcaaaccccacttcagagaaatgctaataacttagccgggcaaactctaatcttctcgcggttttctgcataacattctgtattcaaTTTTCCAAGATATAAATGAGTATCAtgcttcttgatcgtaaattgtgccgtccaattgcaaatcactgtttttggatgtttctgcaaacatttttccatataaacttccaacgagtttagcaccacccaaacgttgaccgatttggctgaaattttgtccagagcatcagggcatcaaatagagccgaataagagggcggcccatcagaaaaattgaaaaaagtttttcccatactaatttgagccaccctagtgcccacacatcatctatttatcgacttcgaagccgcatatgatacaatcgatcgggaccagctatggcagctaatgcacgaaaacggatttccggataaactgatacggttgatcaaggcgacgatggatcgggtgatgtgcgtagttcgggtttcaggggcattctcgagtcccttcgaaacgcgtagagggttacggcaaggtgatggtctttcgtgtctgctattcaacatcgctttggagggagtaatacgaagggctgggatcgacacgagtggtacgattttcacgaagtccgtccagttatttgctttcgccgatgacattgatatcatggcacgcaacttttagaggatggaggaagcctacatcagactgaaaagcgaagctaaacggattggactagtcatcaacacgtcgaagacgaagtacatgataggaagaggctcaagggaggtcaatgtaagccacccaccacgagtttccatcggtggtgacgaaatcgaggtggttgaagaattcgtgtacttgggctcactggtgaccgccgataacgataccagcagagaaactcggaggcgcatagtggctggaaatcgtacgtactttggactccgtaagacgctcctatcgaatagagttcgccgccgtaccaaactgactatctacaaaacgcttataagaccggtagttctctacggacacaagacctggacgatgctcgtggaggaccaatgcgtactgggagtttttgaaaggaaagtgttgcgtaccatctatggtggggtgcagatggcggacggtacgtggaggaggcgaatgaaccacgagttgcatcagctgttggaagaaccatccatcgttcacaccgcgaaaatcggaagactgcggtgggccgggcacgtagccagaatgtcggacaataatccggtgaaaatggttctcaacaacgatccgacgggaacaagaaggcgtggTGCACAGcgcgcaaggtggatcgatcaggggccctccgcagactgcgtggttggcgaagtgcagcaaTGGATCGAGCTGAacggagaagacttttatgtgcagcacaggccactccggccttagtctgataataaataaaattttcttcgACATTTTCAAGTCCGGTCACATAGCACTAGGTCCAAATCTACCGACACTTCGTGAAACCTACCTAGGATGGATTGTCGCAGGAACCATCAGTACATCAGGAGATTCAAGTGCAAATGCTTTTCATTCCAATGTTGCAACCATTGAAGATGTTGAGGATCTGATGCACAGATTCTGGAAACTCGAAGAAGTACTAACCGCTTCCAGTCGCTCAGCCGAAGAGCAGTCTTGTGAGGACCATTTCTTGTCAACGTATAAGCGTaattcatccggaagatttGTGGCGCAGCTTCCATTCAAACAGAATTTTGACCAACTTGACGACTGTTGCGCTTTAGCACTCAAACAATTCCTGATGTTGGAAAAGCGGTTCAAGCGTGATCACAACTTACGAAGTCAATATATTGATTTTCTTCGTGAGTATGAGTCACTTGGGCACTGCCATCAAGTTGATGAAGCCAACGACCCTCCACATCAAGCCAAGTACTACCTACCGCACCACGCAGTTCTAAGCCCTATGAAGTCTAGTACAAAATGTCGAGTGGTTTTTGATGCTAGTGCGAAGTCGGAACCTACGAAACTATCTTTGAACGAGGTTCTACAGATAGGTCCTGTCGTACAGAGTGACTTATACTCGATCATGCTGCGCTTCCGAAAATACTCCTATGCTTTTTCCGCTGATATATCGAAAATGTATCGTCAAGTGCTCATTGCGCCGGAGGACCAACGATTTCTGCGAATCTTTTGGCGAGAGGACCCATCACAACCGCTAAGAGTAATGGAACTAAATACGGTTACATATGGAACAGCTTCGGCTCCGTACCAAGCAACGCGCTGTCTCATGCAACTAGCTGAGGATGAAGCTTTGGATTTCCCTGTCGCTTCTCGGATCGTGAGGGAAGATTTCTACGTCGATGACGTATTATCCGGCGCCGATACGTTGGATGAGCTCAGCGAATGTCACTCCCAATTGAAGGCTCTACTAGCTCGCGGTGGCTTCCAATTACACAAGTGGTGTTCGAATTCTGAGGATTTCTGCAACATATACCACCGCATGAACGGGAAAAACAGATGTCTTTGCATGAATATGGAGTGAACGATGTCATCAAGGTGCTAGGATTGCTTTGGGATCCCAAAGCCGACAACTTTCTCATCGCCAGCACATCAACCCTACCACAACTATTGTCACAGTCAATCACGAAACGAACTGTGTGCTCTGAGGTTGCAAAACTATTTGATCCACTTGGActacatcagatctcacatggaacaatatacgcaaatataacagctcactagcgccgcatcttggaagaagtgctcattatattgagcaccgctttgtagtcctggacatcctgaacaatgttgccgaatacaacttgggtgtaggtatgagggatctcaagctaaagcaatatttcaaatatgcaagaatattgcaagtacactaacgccgcctatttgtaaattttctaattatttattccgtcacatgacagtccattcccaccagacgaactttgttaaagacgtcatctttacaaatttcaaatttgtgcggtaagcatatttacaatgaggaaaattccatatatcggaattacttgagtaatctaaaataatgaattcaaatataccgccacctagtgACCAAgatctaaactaatcaatgcctcatatcaaagcacacgccttcctgcataaccctTTTGacaaggtgcagttcaaaatgggtaggattttcagatataagtaaaataagcataaaaaatcactgttttcgtacccttttttacgaaaacccctccccgctatgcacccgcccacctatagtcaatcttacCTGTAATTACCTGAAAgataattaaattatctttcgaaacagccccaaaatccaaaattggccaaacattaaaaaagttataggaaTTTCAATTTAGGGTCAATTTGACCttagagcacagacaacgtaagtttttttgaaaaaagtacactgtagcgcatattttcaagatttttcgaattTGCACCTTGAATTTgcagacagatctcggcgagttttactaaattaccaaaaattaggagaatcggttgaaaactaaaaaaatggcagccactcaaagtggcctggggtcatattgaccccagagcacagacaaaaggttaaaaatatgattaattttGTATAGGCGCTTGGTgcaatttggcagaaccccggccagTTAAAAAATAGGATCACTGTCTTCGATCATAGgtcggaaatttttgaaattatttggaaaGCCGCAACCATTTCTGTGGCAATTTCATCATGATTCTACTACATCATGATAAGAATGAACGCTGCCATCGAAAGAAAACGATGGCAGCGTTCATTCTTCTCCTAGCGTAGGTATGTCCGTTCTTAGGTCTGGTCAATTACGATAACGAACTAGACTCTCTCAAGGTAAATAGAACGCTACCAGCAATCAGATGTTGATAACGGCTCCGGACCTGCGTGCTGAAGAGCGGTAGGCAGGGCTGATAATAGTCAGGGCATCAAAATTACTATCCAAAATATAATAATTTCAATAGTTAGTAAGGATGAATAACAGTTAAATCctttaaatataataaaaaaaaagtcattctcgtcgtatgaagaaagcgaaaaaatagTCTTCgtcattgcacgacgcaacagctatttgatttctttgtgcCGACATAATgacgtctcaaataaacaaagtaGGAACTTTGGTAACAATATATCTATAACATTTAAAATGCcttcatacgttacttcaaatcaattattacaaagaattaataaaaatcttcTCATGGCAGCTGCCCCTTGATAAATTACTGTATGAAGTCTGcattcttcgatgtcgtcatgatgattgattgatgcaaccatgacgaaagctaacgtcgtgcaACTCATT
This genomic window contains:
- the LOC134203906 gene encoding uncharacterized protein LOC134203906 gives rise to the protein MGVDPEKRTCRKCNKKHHSLLYEELKADNTEVVRPDVSTLIRTNASSFASSPSNVIEPVTTTCSCSRTPEYKTVLLFTAVVHAFDKEGQPHPCRILLDSGSQVNFIMEKMANLLSVSKTKTNVQITGINALRSLSREKITVTVRSRFTEFQACIEFLVTPKVTQSIPSAKFDSGHIALGPNLPTLRETYLGWIVAGTISTSGDSSANAFHSNVATIEDVEDLMHRFWKLEEVLTASSRSAEEQSCEDHFLSTYKRNSSGRFVAQLPFKQNFDQLDDCCALALKQFLMLEKRFKRDHNLRSQYIDFLREYESLGHCHQVDEANDPPHQAKYYLPHHAVLSPMKSSTKCRVVFDASAKSEPTKLSLNEVLQIGPVVQSDLYSIMLRFRKYSYAFSADISKMYRQVLIAPEDQRFLRIFWREDPSQPLRVMELNTVTYGTASAPYQATRCLMQLAEDEALDFPVASRIVREDFYVDDVLSGADTLDELSE